A genomic region of Streptosporangium lutulentum contains the following coding sequences:
- a CDS encoding M3 family metallopeptidase — translation MTENPFFAPSTLPYGLPPFAEIREEHYLPAFERGMADQLREVEEIANETGPATFANTIEALERSGQILKRTATVFMSIASSNTTDGIREIETEVFPRLTNHSDSIHLNRALYARIKQVTTENPEEAWLLEKYRVDFVRAGADLSEADQERLRGLNEELTKLATTFSQNLLTASTGSALVVEDAKRLDGLSESSIKAIEKDGTYVLPLLNYTNQPALAELTDRETRRKLYELSVGRAPENFGLAARMAALRAERAALLGYPDHASYSVADQTAKTTGAVEEMLGKLVGPAVANARLEAEALSEQAGFPIEPWDWSFYAEKVRKARYDFDGAELRPYFELDRVLRDGVFHAAGELYGITFADRDDLAGYHPDVRVFEVFNADGSKLGLFVFDPYARPTKRGGAWMNNLVDQSHLFGELPVVMNNLNITKPAEGPTLLTFDEVNTAFHEFGHALHGLFSDVRFPRVSGTTVPRDFVEYPSQVNEMWATWPSVLANFAKHHETGEPVPAELLEKMKAAEKFNQGFGTVEYLSAALLDWAWHKLAPGEVVEDAEAFEDAALERAGIAFRLVRTRYRTNYFAHIFSGGVGGYSAGYYSYIWSEVLDAESVDWFTENGGLKRENGDHFRSTLLSVGGSKDAMDAFRAFRGRDPRIEPLLKRRGLLA, via the coding sequence TTGACCGAGAACCCGTTCTTCGCCCCCAGCACGCTGCCCTACGGACTGCCCCCTTTCGCCGAGATCAGGGAGGAGCACTACCTTCCCGCGTTCGAGCGCGGCATGGCCGACCAGCTGCGTGAGGTGGAGGAGATAGCGAACGAGACCGGCCCCGCGACGTTCGCCAACACCATCGAGGCCCTGGAGCGCTCGGGCCAGATCCTGAAGCGGACCGCGACCGTCTTCATGAGCATCGCCTCCTCCAACACGACCGACGGCATCCGGGAGATCGAGACCGAGGTCTTCCCCCGGCTGACCAACCACAGCGACTCCATCCACCTGAACCGCGCCCTGTACGCCCGGATCAAGCAGGTCACCACCGAGAACCCCGAGGAGGCCTGGCTGCTGGAGAAATACCGCGTCGACTTCGTCCGGGCCGGCGCCGACCTGTCCGAAGCCGACCAGGAGCGTCTCAGGGGGCTCAACGAGGAGCTGACCAAACTCGCCACGACCTTCTCGCAGAACCTGCTGACGGCCTCCACGGGCTCCGCACTCGTCGTGGAGGACGCCAAGCGGCTCGACGGGCTCTCCGAGAGCTCGATCAAGGCGATCGAGAAGGACGGCACGTACGTCCTGCCGCTGCTCAACTACACCAACCAGCCCGCCCTGGCCGAGCTCACCGACAGGGAGACCCGCAGGAAGCTGTACGAGCTCTCCGTCGGGCGGGCGCCAGAGAACTTCGGGCTGGCGGCCAGAATGGCGGCGCTCCGCGCCGAGCGGGCGGCCCTGCTCGGCTACCCGGACCACGCCTCCTACTCCGTCGCCGACCAGACCGCGAAGACGACCGGCGCCGTGGAGGAGATGCTCGGCAAGCTGGTGGGCCCGGCGGTCGCCAACGCCCGTCTGGAGGCCGAGGCCCTGAGCGAGCAGGCCGGGTTCCCCATCGAGCCGTGGGACTGGTCGTTCTACGCGGAGAAGGTGCGCAAGGCCCGCTACGACTTCGACGGCGCCGAGCTGCGTCCCTACTTCGAGCTGGACCGGGTGCTGCGGGACGGCGTCTTCCACGCCGCGGGCGAGCTGTACGGGATCACCTTCGCCGACCGGGACGACCTGGCCGGATATCACCCGGACGTGCGGGTCTTCGAGGTCTTCAACGCCGACGGCTCGAAGCTCGGGCTGTTCGTGTTCGACCCCTACGCCCGGCCCACCAAGCGTGGCGGCGCGTGGATGAACAACCTCGTGGACCAGTCGCACCTGTTCGGCGAGCTGCCCGTGGTGATGAACAACCTCAACATCACCAAGCCCGCCGAAGGACCGACGCTGCTGACCTTCGACGAGGTCAACACCGCCTTCCACGAGTTCGGCCACGCCCTGCACGGGTTGTTCTCCGACGTTCGCTTCCCACGCGTGTCCGGCACCACGGTGCCCCGCGACTTCGTGGAGTATCCCTCACAGGTCAACGAGATGTGGGCCACCTGGCCGTCGGTTCTCGCCAACTTCGCCAAGCATCACGAGACCGGCGAGCCGGTCCCGGCGGAGCTCCTGGAGAAGATGAAGGCCGCCGAGAAGTTCAACCAGGGCTTCGGGACCGTGGAGTATCTCTCCGCGGCACTGCTCGACTGGGCCTGGCACAAGCTGGCGCCGGGTGAGGTGGTCGAGGACGCCGAGGCGTTCGAGGACGCCGCCCTGGAGAGGGCGGGAATAGCCTTCAGGCTGGTGCGCACGCGCTACCGGACCAATTACTTCGCGCACATCTTCTCCGGAGGCGTGGGCGGCTACAGCGCCGGCTACTACTCCTACATCTGGAGCGAGGTGCTGGACGCCGAGAGCGTCGACTGGTTCACGGAGAACGGTGGCCTCAAGCGCGAGAACGGCGACCACTTCCGGTCCACGCTGCTGTCGGTCGGCGGTTCCAAGGACGCGATGGACGCCTTCCGCGCCTTCCGCGGCCGCGACCCCCGCATCGAGCCCCTGCTGAAGCGCCGGGGTCTGCTGGCCTAG
- a CDS encoding IclR family transcriptional regulator, with product MDNSSGVGVLDKAVLVLNALEAGPASLAQLVQATGLARPTAHRLAVALEYHRIVSRDTQGRFVLGPRLSELSTAAGEDRLLAVASPVLTQLRDTTGESAQLYRRQGDERVCVAAAERASGLRDTVPVGSALPMLAGSAAQILLAWEEPDRLHRGLRGAKFTAATLASVRRRGWAHSVGEREQGVASVSAPIRGAGGKVVAAVSVSGPIERLTRTPGRLHAAPVVTAAERITESMRRAV from the coding sequence ATGGACAACTCTAGCGGAGTCGGCGTACTCGACAAGGCCGTCCTCGTGCTCAACGCACTTGAAGCGGGCCCTGCATCTCTGGCACAACTCGTCCAGGCCACCGGCCTGGCGCGCCCCACGGCCCACCGGCTGGCCGTCGCGCTGGAGTATCACCGCATCGTCTCCCGCGACACGCAGGGCCGATTCGTGCTGGGTCCGCGCCTGTCCGAGTTGTCCACGGCCGCCGGTGAGGACAGGTTGCTGGCCGTCGCCTCTCCCGTGTTGACCCAACTTCGCGACACAACGGGCGAAAGCGCACAACTTTACCGACGTCAGGGAGACGAACGGGTGTGTGTGGCCGCCGCCGAGCGCGCCAGCGGGCTGCGCGACACCGTGCCGGTCGGCTCGGCGCTGCCGATGCTCGCCGGGTCGGCGGCGCAGATCCTGCTGGCGTGGGAGGAGCCGGACCGCCTGCACCGGGGGCTGCGCGGGGCCAAGTTCACCGCGGCCACGCTGGCGAGCGTCAGGCGCAGGGGCTGGGCGCACAGCGTGGGCGAGCGCGAGCAGGGCGTGGCCAGCGTCTCGGCGCCCATCCGCGGCGCGGGGGGCAAGGTGGTGGCCGCGGTGTCGGTCTCCGGGCCGATCGAGCGCCTGACCCGGACCCCCGGCCGGCTGCACGCCGCCCCCGTGGTCACCGCGGCCGAGCGCATCACCGAGTCGATGCGACGAGCCGTCTGA
- the leuC gene encoding 3-isopropylmalate dehydratase large subunit: MGRTLAEKVWEQHVVRRAEGEPDLLYIDLHLIHEVTSPQAFDGLRMASRPVRRPELTIATEDHNVPTIRGPISDPVSRVQVETLRKNCAEFGIRLYPMGDAGQGVVHIIGPQFGLTQPGMTIVCGDSHTSTHGAFGGIAFGIGTSEVEHVLATQTLPAYRPKTMAIEVSGTLPVGVTAKDLILAIIAKIGTGGGQGYIVEYRGEAIRALSMEGRMTICNMSIEAGARAGMIAPDETTLEYLKGRPHAPSGADWDAAVEYWKTLTTDEDAVFDAVVEIDATTLTPFVTWGTNPGQGAPLGSAVPDPQDTDDPAAAGRALEYMGLTAGTPLRDVRVDTVFVGSCTNGRLEDLRAVAEVLRGRQVVTRTLIVPGSMLVKLQAEQEGLHEVFKAAGAEWREAGCSMCLGMNPDTLAPGERSASTSNRNFEGRQGKGGRTHLVSPQVAAATAVTGKLTAPADL, translated from the coding sequence ATGGGCCGCACGCTGGCGGAGAAGGTTTGGGAGCAACACGTCGTACGACGTGCCGAGGGGGAGCCCGATCTGCTCTACATCGACCTTCACCTCATTCACGAGGTGACGAGCCCGCAGGCGTTCGACGGCCTGCGCATGGCGAGCCGGCCCGTTCGGCGGCCCGAGCTGACGATCGCCACCGAAGACCACAACGTCCCGACCATACGGGGTCCCATCAGCGATCCCGTGTCGCGGGTGCAGGTGGAGACGCTGCGCAAGAACTGCGCGGAGTTCGGCATCAGGCTGTACCCGATGGGCGACGCGGGACAGGGCGTCGTGCACATCATCGGCCCGCAGTTCGGCCTGACCCAGCCCGGCATGACGATCGTGTGCGGCGACTCCCACACCTCCACGCACGGCGCCTTCGGCGGCATCGCCTTCGGCATCGGCACCTCCGAGGTGGAGCACGTGCTGGCCACCCAGACGCTGCCCGCCTACCGGCCGAAGACGATGGCCATCGAGGTCTCCGGCACGTTGCCGGTCGGGGTCACCGCCAAGGACCTGATCCTGGCGATCATCGCCAAGATCGGCACCGGCGGAGGCCAGGGCTACATCGTGGAGTACCGCGGTGAGGCCATCCGGGCGCTCTCCATGGAGGGCCGGATGACGATCTGCAACATGTCCATCGAGGCGGGCGCCAGGGCGGGCATGATCGCTCCGGACGAGACCACGCTCGAATACCTCAAGGGCCGTCCCCACGCGCCGTCCGGCGCGGACTGGGACGCCGCCGTCGAATACTGGAAGACGCTGACGACCGACGAGGACGCCGTCTTCGACGCGGTCGTGGAGATCGACGCCACGACGCTGACCCCGTTCGTCACCTGGGGCACCAACCCGGGCCAGGGCGCTCCCCTCGGGTCGGCCGTGCCGGACCCCCAGGACACGGACGACCCGGCCGCGGCCGGGCGCGCCCTGGAGTACATGGGACTGACCGCGGGCACCCCGCTCCGCGACGTGCGGGTGGACACGGTCTTCGTGGGCTCCTGCACCAACGGCCGGCTGGAGGACCTGCGGGCCGTGGCCGAGGTGCTGCGCGGCCGCCAAGTCGTCACCCGCACGCTGATCGTCCCCGGTTCGATGCTGGTCAAGCTCCAGGCGGAGCAGGAGGGGCTGCACGAGGTCTTCAAGGCCGCGGGCGCCGAGTGGCGCGAGGCCGGGTGTTCCATGTGCCTCGGGATGAACCCCGACACCCTCGCCCCCGGCGAGCGCAGCGCCTCGACCTCCAACCGCAACTTCGAGGGGCGCCAGGGCAAGGGCGGCCGTACGCACCTCGTCTCCCCGCAGGTCGCCGCAGCGACCGCCGTCACCGGCAAACTGACCGCGCCCGCCGACCTGTAA
- the leuD gene encoding 3-isopropylmalate dehydratase small subunit, with product MDAFTTHTGRAVPLRRGNVDTDQIIPAVWLKQVSRTGFEKGLFSAWREDPTFVLNDPAYEGASILLAGPDFGTGSSREHAVWALQQYGFRVVIAARFGDIFRNNSTKMGLLPVVLPAAVVEALQSAVEADPALEVTVDLEGRQVRWGGETVGFEIDDYTRWRLREGLDDIGLTLRNADDVTMYENGRQPWLPTTV from the coding sequence ATGGACGCCTTCACCACCCACACCGGCCGGGCCGTGCCTCTGCGCCGTGGCAACGTCGACACCGACCAGATCATCCCCGCCGTCTGGCTCAAGCAGGTCAGCCGGACCGGATTCGAGAAGGGCCTGTTCTCCGCCTGGCGCGAGGACCCGACCTTCGTCCTGAACGACCCCGCCTACGAGGGCGCCTCGATCCTCCTCGCCGGGCCCGACTTCGGCACCGGCTCCTCGCGCGAGCACGCGGTCTGGGCCCTGCAGCAGTACGGGTTCCGCGTCGTGATCGCGGCCCGGTTCGGCGACATCTTCCGCAACAACTCCACCAAGATGGGCCTGCTCCCCGTCGTCCTGCCCGCCGCCGTCGTGGAGGCCCTGCAGAGCGCCGTGGAGGCCGACCCCGCGCTGGAGGTCACCGTTGACCTGGAAGGACGCCAGGTCCGCTGGGGCGGCGAGACCGTCGGATTCGAGATCGACGACTACACCCGCTGGCGGCTGAGGGAGGGCCTGGACGACATCGGGCTGACCCTGCGCAACGCCGACGACGTGACGATGTACGAGAATGGTCGGCAGCCATGGCTGCCGACGACTGTCTGA
- a CDS encoding HU family DNA-binding protein, translating to MNKKELVDAIADRVGDKKTATEAVNAVLDTIQSAVATGDKVSITGFGAFEMVHKPARTARNPSTGAEIRVAESWGPKFRPGSDFKELVNAGGKKAGKKK from the coding sequence ATGAACAAAAAGGAACTCGTCGACGCCATCGCGGATCGGGTAGGCGACAAGAAGACAGCCACCGAGGCTGTGAACGCGGTGCTCGACACCATTCAGTCGGCGGTCGCCACCGGTGACAAGGTTTCCATCACGGGCTTCGGCGCCTTCGAGATGGTGCACAAGCCGGCCCGTACGGCCCGCAATCCTTCGACGGGCGCCGAGATCCGTGTCGCCGAGAGCTGGGGGCCTAAGTTCCGTCCCGGCTCCGACTTCAAGGAGCTCGTCAACGCGGGTGGCAAGAAGGCCGGGAAGAAAAAGTAA
- a CDS encoding MFS transporter: MWQDASFRLFLGADAISQFGSQITLVALPLVALLTLDASPFQIGVLTAAETAAFLILGLPAGVWADRLRRRPILIWSDLLRGVALLSVPAAVALDAMTLPHLYAVALLMGVGAVFFDVAHMSFLPSLVGKDDLLRGNGTLETMRNTAVLSGPALGGWLVHALTAPVALLADAVSYLVSALLLGGVRAKETITPVAERRRLREEIGEGVRHVAGHPVLRRIAGVGALVMLSNGVWFVAQPLFLIKMLGVSPGIYGLLLSGGAVGGLIGAMLASRVAVRFGVGRAMYGGAALAALAILISPLAAEGWRLALFPLGFLLSGIGGAVFNINQLSYRQRITPEHLLGRMNASMRFLMWGAAPVGGLLGGALGEVFDAHTVLWVATAGIMIAHLPVLASRKILRLQPPPRTTPALE, encoded by the coding sequence ATGTGGCAAGACGCGTCGTTCCGACTTTTTCTGGGGGCCGACGCGATCAGCCAGTTCGGGAGCCAGATCACGCTCGTGGCCCTGCCGCTCGTGGCGCTGCTCACCCTCGACGCGAGCCCCTTCCAGATCGGTGTTCTCACCGCGGCCGAGACGGCCGCGTTCCTGATCCTGGGGCTGCCCGCGGGGGTGTGGGCGGACCGGCTGCGCCGCCGTCCGATCCTGATCTGGAGTGACCTGCTCCGCGGCGTCGCGCTGCTGTCCGTCCCCGCCGCCGTCGCCCTGGACGCGATGACCCTGCCCCACCTCTACGCCGTCGCCCTCCTCATGGGGGTCGGCGCGGTCTTCTTCGACGTCGCGCACATGAGCTTCCTGCCCTCGCTCGTCGGCAAGGACGATCTGCTGAGGGGGAACGGCACTCTGGAGACGATGCGCAACACCGCCGTCCTGTCGGGGCCCGCCCTGGGCGGCTGGCTGGTGCACGCGCTGACCGCGCCGGTCGCGCTGCTCGCCGACGCGGTCAGCTATCTGGTCTCGGCGCTGTTGCTCGGCGGGGTTCGCGCGAAGGAGACGATCACGCCGGTCGCGGAGCGTCGCAGGCTCAGGGAGGAGATCGGCGAGGGCGTCCGTCACGTCGCGGGACACCCGGTGCTTCGCCGTATCGCCGGGGTCGGCGCGCTGGTCATGCTGTCCAACGGCGTCTGGTTCGTGGCCCAGCCGCTCTTCCTGATCAAGATGCTCGGAGTGAGTCCGGGGATCTACGGTCTGCTGCTCTCCGGCGGCGCCGTCGGAGGGTTGATCGGCGCGATGCTCGCGTCGCGTGTCGCGGTCCGCTTCGGCGTCGGCCGCGCCATGTACGGCGGAGCCGCCCTGGCGGCCCTGGCCATCCTGATCTCCCCGCTGGCGGCCGAGGGCTGGCGGCTGGCGCTGTTCCCGCTCGGCTTCCTGCTGAGCGGCATCGGCGGCGCGGTGTTCAACATCAACCAGCTCAGCTACCGCCAGCGGATCACCCCGGAGCACCTGCTCGGCCGCATGAACGCCAGCATGCGCTTCCTGATGTGGGGGGCCGCACCGGTCGGCGGGCTGCTGGGCGGGGCGCTGGGAGAGGTCTTCGACGCGCACACCGTGCTGTGGGTCGCCACGGCCGGCATCATGATCGCTCATCTTCCGGTGCTGGCCTCCCGGAAGATTCTCCGGCTTCAGCCTCCTCCACGAACGACGCCAGCCCTCGAATGA